CTGCTTGGTGCCGACTACGTGATGACTTTTAACTCTGATAAGTGGCAATCGGATCTGGCAATCAACGTTGAACTGAGCCGCCCAGCAACGCTGTACGTGTTCTACGACAATCGTCGGACTGTGCCGGACTGGCTTTCTCGCGGATTCAAGGATACGGGCATCGATATCGGCGTGGACGAGGGCTTCCCCGATAATCCTCGACTACCTGAACTTAACGCCATTGGGCCGGGCAAGAGCGTGAATGTTCGCCATTCGATTTGGAAACTTGTGGTTGATCGTCCTGGTGTGGTCACGCTTGGCTCGCTCGCGACCCAAGAGATCGCCGTAAATATGTACGGAATCGCTGCAGTTCCGCTCCCAGACGTCGAATTGAAACGGGCGGAGTTTCCTCGAGAAGATTCGTCGTTTCGCATACCCGCTCAGGACAACGACACCCCGAATACTTTTCCCGAGCCTATAGCTCATTCAGACGAACTTTCAAACGCTAAGAGCGGCTTGAATCTCATCAAAGAAAGTTTTGCTTATCCGGGAGGTGGAGTACTATGAAAGTCTTCAATTTTCAGACGAACGCTGCTGTAGTAGCATTACTAGTTGTCAGCGTTGCTGGACCTGTTTTTGGTCAGACCTTGCTCTCGCAGTACAAGTTTGATGGGGATCTGACGAATAGCTCCACCTTCATGGACACCAATGGCACGTTGGCTCCTGATGGAACCTATCGCACGGGTACCGATTCGGCGACCGCCGCTGCGGGCACTCCTACCTTTACGACCGGAGTTGACGGCACGCCGAACGGAGCAATCGTGTTCGATGGAAATTCTGGAGAAGGCGGATCGAACGGTTGGGTCGATATCACGACAGCGGGCCATCCGGGTGCCCCGATCGGTCTGCAAGGGACGCCTACCGATGACGATCCGTTCGCCAGCAACGGCCCAGGTCTAGTCTCGGGGACGGCTATGGCCTGGGTCAAATCGACCAACACAGCCGGAGCACGTTGGATCATGGGTAACCTCAATGCAAATCCCTCACCCCCCTTCGTATTCGACACGCAGGCTTGGCTGATGGGTTGGAGTGGTTCCGCGCTACAGGTCTTTCCTCGCGCCTCAGGTCCCGGCTCCACGGGCGTTCAGCGATTCATCGTTTCCGATCCCACCGGGACGACTGACTGGGCGGACGACGAGTGGCACCATGTCGCCTTCCGTTGGAATGGTGGGGCAGAACAGGGCAATGGCACTCCCGAATATGCCTCTGTCTTTCTGGATGGTGTCAATCTTGGGGCCGCGGCTACCAACTTCTTTCTAGACCCGACGGACACACAGAATGCTTGGCAATTCCCCATGGCCATCGGGGCACGAAATAACCGCGGTACACTCGATGGTTTTTTTGATGGTGCGATTGATGATCTGCGAATCTACAGCGATTTTCTCTCGGACCAAGAGATCCTCGACATCTTCAACGAAGTTTCAGTCGGTAGTGACAATGCCGACTTCGACGGCGACACGGATATTGACGGTACGGATTTTCTCACCTGGCAAGAAGGATTCGGCGTAGGAGTGACTCTCGCTGAGGGTGACGCTAATGGCAGTGGCGGAGTTGACGGAGACGATCTGGCTATTTGGAACACTCAGTACGGAACCACTTCGAGTGCGATTGCAGCACAGTCCGTCCCGGAACCGGCAGCCCTGATGCTGGCTCTTTCGGGGGTGCTCTCTATGGTGCGTCGATATCGCTAGAGAGAAGCGACTCGCTCTTCCAGCGGCTTCTAGCGGAAAGGGACTATTCAAATGCAAGTTACAGGCCGAACTGTTAAACGCGGATTCACGCTCGTCGAGCTTCTCGTGGTGATTGCCATTATTGGAGTCCTCGTCGGCCTACTACTCCCCGCCGTGCAGTCGGCGCGTGAAGCAGCACGTCGTGCCCAGTGTCAGAACAACATGCGGCAGTCGGGCTTAGGGGTGCAGAACTACGTTTCCTCATCGGGCGGAGAACTTCCTACCGGCGGTATCACCAATGGTCCCTGTTGTAATTCCAAGAGTGAGGAAAGCTGGACGATCCTGCTACTTCCTCACATCGAGCAGCAACAACTATACGATCTCTATGACTTTACGGTCGAGAATGCGCACCCCAATAACGCACAAGTTCGCACCGCTCAAGTACCTGCTTACATTTGCCCTTCCGACTTAGGAACCGACGAGTTAGTCATGCCGGGCAGTGGTCCGGGGGCGAATGTCGATCCCGGTTGGGCACGCGGCTCTTATCGTGCGGTCACGGGACGCGGGGGAGAGGACCCGATCTCCGGGACGAGAATCTACTGGGACAGTCACGCGGGCACCAGCGCTCGCCCCGACTGGATGGGCCCCATGCCAACGACGGTGAATCTCCAATTCTTTCAATCGGTCACTGCTGGCGCCCCGCCCGACGCGCTCAAAGACTTTGTACTCCGGCCTGTAGAGTTGCGGCAGATCACTGATGGTACTTCGAACACGTTGCTCATTGGCGAGCGTCACAGTGTTGATACAAGTGGCTCAGAATGTTCGGCAATCCTCGATTCGACTCGGCGGCAAGGGCTTTGGGCATATACCTATACGTCCTATAACAAATCACAGGTGACTGCCCTTTCGGGCACTATTCTGCCGGATACATGTCGTTGTTTCATGACAACTGGAGCTGGCGAGGCATGCAAACGTGGATGGGGAGCTCTGCATCCTGGAGGGCTTCACTTTACCTTTTGCGACGGTAGCGTTCAGTTCATCTCTGAAAACGTGGATATGTTTTTGCTAGCTGAACTGGCAACGATTGCTGGTGACGAACTTGCTTCCTATCAGGAATAATCGTGTGGCACGCGTGTTGGTTGATTGACCCAAGTTTCGTCCGGTCTCTCGAGAATCTCATCAATACCAAACAATCTGGGCATTACGCATGGCAAGTCCGATAAACGGACCGTTCTGCAGCACAAAACGAACGAACTTCCACCGTGGAATGTTCTTCTTGTTGGCGGTTGACATGCTCACATGCTTGGGCTGTAAGGATCGACCCTATGAAGTTGCGCCTGTCTCAGGAGTCGTCACGCTCGACAACGAACCCTTAAGAGAGGCAATTGTTAATACTCAGCCCCTGGGATCATCCGAATCGAGTAACCCAGGGCCCGGGTCGTTTGCCAAGACGAATGAGAAAGGAGAATTCACTCTTGAGCTTGTCTCGCCGGCAGAGCCAGGAGCCGTCGTCGGTCAACATCGCGTCGTCATTCGGATCCCCGAGGAACTTTCGGCAAGCGACGACCTAAATCCTCGTGCACGCCCAAAAGTGCAACTCCCTGTAACCGCGCTCGATGGAACATTGCGGCTGGAAGTTCCTCCCGAAGGCCGCAAGGATGCCAACTTCGAACTGCAGTCGAGAAAGAGAAAACGACGTTAGAGCCACTCAAGTCCAGCTACTGTGAAGATGAGAGAACAAGAGCCTCGGAGTCAGTTCGTCACAATGAACTTTTATCAGCTCAAGCTATTTTGGTATCCGCAATGAGTCTTCCGATGAGAATTCCTTTAATAGCTCTTCTCGCGGCGACGCTTTGCCTGTATTCGGATGCGGTTGTTGCAAAGATAACGATGGAGAAGACCGGAGACACGGTGCGTGTTCTAAACGACGGCGAGCTATTTTGCGAGTATCGTACTTCCTCTCAGGGTCAGCCGGTGGTTTGGCCCATCGTTGGTCCCACCGGCGCTGAATATACTCGGTCCTACCCCATGGGAGTCCGGTTGGAAGCTGAGCAACCGGATCATCCCCATCATCAGTCCCTCTGGTTCGCTCACGGTGATGTTAACGGCCATGACTTTTGGCACGGCACGCTTTCGGATTCCAGAACAGTGATCAAGCATTGTGGATTCTCTCAGATTTCTGCCATCGGAAACCTCGGGACAATCATCGCTAACAATCTGTGGAGAGCCAAAGGCAAAACGCTGATAAGCGACTGCCGACTCATTCACTTTGGGGTTGAGGGCCAGCTTCGCTGGATTGATTTCACGATCAAGCTGACCGCCGTTGGCGGCGAGGTAAGATTCGGAGACACAAAAGAGGGAACTTTCGCCATGCGTGTGGCAGGCACGATGAAGGTCGACTCACCTGGCAAGGGCCACATCGTCAACAGCCTGGGACAACGCGACGACAAGGCTTGGGGAACTCCTGCCAACTGGGTTGACTACTGCGGTCCTGTGCAAGGGCAGACGGTGGGAGTCGCTATCATGTGTCACCCCGAAAACTTCCGCCACCCGACGCGTTGGCATGTCCGTCCCTACGGTCTGTTCGCTGCCAATCCGTTTGGAGAGGCAGATTTCCTCCCAACCGGCACGCAACAAGGCGATTTCACCCTAAGTGCAGGTGAAAGTCTACGGTTGCGTTACCGCGTCCTCTTGCATGAGGGCGATGCCAGCGAAGCCTGTGTTCAGGACGAATACGCTCGTTTCTCATCTCAACTTTTCGACGCCTGCTCGCATCCGCAATAAGCTTTTCGTTGCAATGGCAACTTCGAAATTACCAAATACAGTGGTTCGGCAAGCAAGCTGAACTGCTCTTTGTGCAACCTATGCGATACGATCAGGATCTGTGAGAGGCTTTCATCGTTAGATAAGGGCCAAGCTGGAGCCGAACACTCTTGAATTCTTGCCCAAAAAGAAGCGACGCCGACGGGACTCGAACCCGCAACCACTGGATCGACAGTCCAGTACTCTAACCAATTGAGCTACGGCGCCTTGGATGACTATATTCTACTGGCCACAGGTGGAATCTAGAAGGCTCTCAAGCCTCGAATTCCATGTTCTCCGGCGGGGCAAACGAAGGCG
The genomic region above belongs to Lacipirellulaceae bacterium and contains:
- a CDS encoding PmoA family protein, producing the protein MRIPLIALLAATLCLYSDAVVAKITMEKTGDTVRVLNDGELFCEYRTSSQGQPVVWPIVGPTGAEYTRSYPMGVRLEAEQPDHPHHQSLWFAHGDVNGHDFWHGTLSDSRTVIKHCGFSQISAIGNLGTIIANNLWRAKGKTLISDCRLIHFGVEGQLRWIDFTIKLTAVGGEVRFGDTKEGTFAMRVAGTMKVDSPGKGHIVNSLGQRDDKAWGTPANWVDYCGPVQGQTVGVAIMCHPENFRHPTRWHVRPYGLFAANPFGEADFLPTGTQQGDFTLSAGESLRLRYRVLLHEGDASEACVQDEYARFSSQLFDACSHPQ
- a CDS encoding DUF1559 domain-containing protein; translation: MQVTGRTVKRGFTLVELLVVIAIIGVLVGLLLPAVQSAREAARRAQCQNNMRQSGLGVQNYVSSSGGELPTGGITNGPCCNSKSEESWTILLLPHIEQQQLYDLYDFTVENAHPNNAQVRTAQVPAYICPSDLGTDELVMPGSGPGANVDPGWARGSYRAVTGRGGEDPISGTRIYWDSHAGTSARPDWMGPMPTTVNLQFFQSVTAGAPPDALKDFVLRPVELRQITDGTSNTLLIGERHSVDTSGSECSAILDSTRRQGLWAYTYTSYNKSQVTALSGTILPDTCRCFMTTGAGEACKRGWGALHPGGLHFTFCDGSVQFISENVDMFLLAELATIAGDELASYQE
- a CDS encoding LamG-like jellyroll fold domain-containing protein; translation: MKVFNFQTNAAVVALLVVSVAGPVFGQTLLSQYKFDGDLTNSSTFMDTNGTLAPDGTYRTGTDSATAAAGTPTFTTGVDGTPNGAIVFDGNSGEGGSNGWVDITTAGHPGAPIGLQGTPTDDDPFASNGPGLVSGTAMAWVKSTNTAGARWIMGNLNANPSPPFVFDTQAWLMGWSGSALQVFPRASGPGSTGVQRFIVSDPTGTTDWADDEWHHVAFRWNGGAEQGNGTPEYASVFLDGVNLGAAATNFFLDPTDTQNAWQFPMAIGARNNRGTLDGFFDGAIDDLRIYSDFLSDQEILDIFNEVSVGSDNADFDGDTDIDGTDFLTWQEGFGVGVTLAEGDANGSGGVDGDDLAIWNTQYGTTSSAIAAQSVPEPAALMLALSGVLSMVRRYR